CCCATGGCAATCCGAGTCAGGCAGAGTTCGACTGGCTTGAGCATTGCGCCAAAGGTGGTTTTGGGCTGCTGATTGCGGCGGCTACCCAGGTGTGGCCCGGTGGTCGCTGCTGGCAAGGGCAGCCAGCCTTGATGACTGACCATCAGCAGCAGGCCTTCAGCCGGTTTGCCAGATCTGCAAAGGCCAATGACGCGCTGGCGCTGGTGCAACTTCATCACGGCGGGGTGCGCGCTGCGCCTGCGCTGAATGGCACTGCGCCTGTTGGCCCAAGCGCCGAGGCGCCCGGTGGCCGATATCCTCTTGGGGTGACCGAGCTTGATGAAGCCGGAATTGAGCAGCTGATAGCCGCCTTTGTTGCGTCTGCCGAGCGGGCTTACCAGGCCGGCTTGGATGGGGTTGAGCTGCACGCTGCCCATCACTTTTTGCTGTGTAACTTTTTAAATCCCATGCTTAACCGGCGCAGAGACCGCTGGGGTGGAAGTCTTGAAAACCGTGCCCGGCTGCTGATTGAGATCATCCGTGGCATACGTCAGCGATTGCCCCGTACCTTCCTGTTGGGGGTGAGGTTATCGCCGGAAAGCTATGCCAATGTCGAAGGAATAGCGCTTGAGCATCAGCTGGAAGTCGCTCATTTACTGGCGGCAGCGGATATCGACTACGTGCATTTTTCCATGGGTGACAGCTTCAAGCAGGCCAGCGGCAAAGATACCGCGCTGCTCAGCGAAGTGACCAATGCCCTTACTGGCAAAACCGCGCTGATTATTGCAGGCAATATTCGTGACGGCGCTGCGGCGCAACAGGTGCTGGGTGCCGGCGCCGATCTGGTTGCCATTGGCACAGCTGCCATAGGGAATCCGGATTGGGTGCATAAGGTCGTCAGTGATACGCCGCTGTTAACGCCGCCCTTTGCCGACACCCTGCTGCAAGACCACGGATTTACCGAAGCGGGACTTGCTTACCTTGGCGCTATCCCCGGGCTGGTTGCTCCATCAGAGCCACAAGGGTGAGGGCGGGAAGATGTCTGAGTGGATGTTGCTG
The window above is part of the Shewanella litorisediminis genome. Proteins encoded here:
- a CDS encoding NADH:flavin oxidoreductase, which translates into the protein MRQALNSGFEFARAGVRLKNRAVLAPLTHNMSDAHGNPSQAEFDWLEHCAKGGFGLLIAAATQVWPGGRCWQGQPALMTDHQQQAFSRFARSAKANDALALVQLHHGGVRAAPALNGTAPVGPSAEAPGGRYPLGVTELDEAGIEQLIAAFVASAERAYQAGLDGVELHAAHHFLLCNFLNPMLNRRRDRWGGSLENRARLLIEIIRGIRQRLPRTFLLGVRLSPESYANVEGIALEHQLEVAHLLAAADIDYVHFSMGDSFKQASGKDTALLSEVTNALTGKTALIIAGNIRDGAAAQQVLGAGADLVAIGTAAIGNPDWVHKVVSDTPLLTPPFADTLLQDHGFTEAGLAYLGAIPGLVAPSEPQG